In Edaphobacter dinghuensis, one genomic interval encodes:
- a CDS encoding type IV toxin-antitoxin system AbiEi family antitoxin domain-containing protein codes for MPSTRMDELYALAEMRDGLLTSQEARAAGIADSVLVRLAQRGRLERVSRGVYRISHYPADRLAQYREAVLWAQASGGPASVLISHETALLLYGISDVNPARIHITVPVTARLRRERPKWITIHHAGITPGEINEYEGIPVTSVERTIVDVLQSTKRVDVARQAIADATKKGLLKPADAKGLNTMANKWAHGVTKQASTRSSSAS; via the coding sequence ATGCCTTCAACGCGCATGGACGAACTCTATGCACTTGCAGAGATGCGAGACGGCCTTCTCACCTCGCAGGAGGCTCGTGCAGCCGGTATTGCTGATTCAGTCCTCGTGCGCCTCGCTCAGCGTGGCCGGTTGGAACGGGTGAGCAGAGGGGTATACCGCATCTCACACTACCCGGCAGATCGACTGGCCCAGTACAGGGAGGCGGTTCTGTGGGCGCAAGCGAGTGGCGGGCCTGCTTCAGTCCTCATATCTCACGAGACTGCATTGCTCTTGTACGGGATCTCAGATGTCAACCCCGCACGAATCCACATCACCGTACCCGTGACAGCAAGGCTCAGGCGCGAACGCCCGAAATGGATCACCATTCATCATGCGGGCATCACTCCTGGCGAGATCAATGAGTATGAAGGAATTCCGGTGACTTCAGTAGAGCGAACCATCGTGGATGTCCTTCAAAGCACCAAGCGCGTAGACGTGGCTCGCCAAGCAATAGCGGACGCGACAAAGAAGGGGCTACTGAAGCCGGCCGATGCCAAGGGCCTGAACACAATGGCAAACAAATGGGCACATGGCGTAACGAAACAAGCCAGCACAAGGAGTTCAAGTGCCTCCTAA
- a CDS encoding phytanoyl-CoA dioxygenase family protein produces the protein MTKEQIDFYNENGYIKLKHVFSPELLENYRRIITDRVAELSADAAPLEKRTTYGKAFLQIMNLWTQSEGVKEFVFGKRLASIAAVLMGVTGVRIYHDQALYKEAGGGITPWHADQYYWPVSSDKMVTAWIPLQETSREMGPLAFCEKSHRFQIGRDLEISDESEMTLKQALSTFNLEEGVFDLGEVSFHSGWTFHRAGANTTDRPREVMTIIYMDEDMRLVAPKNKNQIADIERWCPGVAVGEVVASPLNPIIYSTKSALATTGKPA, from the coding sequence TTGACGAAGGAGCAGATTGATTTTTACAACGAGAATGGCTATATCAAGCTGAAGCATGTGTTCTCACCGGAGCTGCTGGAGAACTATCGTCGCATCATCACGGATCGTGTCGCCGAGTTGTCCGCCGACGCTGCTCCGCTGGAAAAGCGCACGACCTACGGCAAGGCTTTTCTTCAAATCATGAATCTCTGGACCCAGTCGGAAGGGGTAAAGGAGTTTGTTTTCGGCAAACGCCTGGCAAGCATCGCCGCAGTGTTGATGGGCGTAACAGGAGTACGCATCTATCATGACCAGGCCCTCTACAAAGAAGCAGGCGGAGGAATTACTCCGTGGCACGCCGATCAATATTACTGGCCTGTATCGAGTGACAAGATGGTGACAGCGTGGATACCGCTTCAGGAGACATCGCGCGAGATGGGGCCGCTGGCGTTTTGTGAGAAGAGCCATCGCTTTCAGATTGGCCGTGATCTTGAAATCAGCGACGAGAGTGAGATGACGCTGAAGCAGGCGCTTAGCACGTTCAACCTGGAAGAGGGAGTCTTCGATCTCGGGGAGGTAAGTTTTCATAGCGGATGGACATTTCATCGTGCAGGAGCGAATACGACTGATCGACCTCGCGAGGTGATGACCATCATCTATATGGATGAAGATATGCGGCTGGTTGCGCCAAAGAATAAGAACCAGATTGCCGATATCGAACGTTGGTGCCCAGGCGTGGCGGTAGGGGAAGTAGTTGCGTCGCCTCTGAACCCGATTATCTATTCAACCAAATCTGCGCTGGCCACCACAGGAAAGCCAGCTTGA
- a CDS encoding LacI family DNA-binding transcriptional regulator: protein MKSAKTPNLSLPKGATSHRKRPKIQDVATLASVSLGTVSAVLNGNGRISAATRNRVRTAIASLGYHPDLYASNLARKSTQVIGLVVSNLQNPFFAETAQAMEEEAGRHNHQISLMATNFSPERQRAAVERLLGARIAGIAVITSEHDQDARKLVLASGIPSVFLDVDKPIRNSATISVDSRGGMQAAVEHLIKLGHRDLLFVRNSEKENGTVLLSHKLRDEGFATAVRAYNSLGLNTNTVDISGPGADAGQRAIASAIGRVRFTGIVTVTDTVAMGVYRGLQARKLRIPQDVSVVGFDDAYFCRFLNPPLTTVSISREELSRMAVEALLQPQLPSGRGRSFNLGTHLIVRESTATPNTKSRTMRAG from the coding sequence ATGAAGTCTGCCAAGACGCCTAATCTCTCTTTGCCGAAAGGCGCAACCAGTCATCGTAAGAGACCAAAAATCCAGGACGTAGCAACGCTGGCGAGCGTGTCACTCGGCACCGTATCCGCCGTCCTCAATGGAAACGGACGCATCAGCGCAGCTACACGAAACCGAGTCCGGACAGCGATTGCGAGTCTCGGATACCACCCCGACCTTTATGCGAGTAATCTCGCACGGAAGAGTACGCAGGTTATCGGTCTTGTCGTTTCAAACCTGCAGAACCCTTTCTTTGCCGAGACAGCCCAGGCAATGGAGGAAGAGGCTGGCCGTCACAATCATCAAATTTCGTTGATGGCCACAAACTTTTCGCCAGAGCGCCAGCGAGCGGCAGTAGAGCGCCTGCTGGGCGCACGCATCGCCGGTATCGCCGTCATTACTTCAGAGCACGATCAAGATGCACGCAAACTCGTCCTCGCGAGCGGAATCCCCTCCGTTTTCCTCGATGTCGACAAACCCATAAGGAACTCCGCAACCATATCCGTCGATTCGCGAGGTGGTATGCAGGCTGCGGTGGAACATTTGATCAAGTTAGGCCATCGCGATCTTCTCTTCGTCCGCAACTCCGAGAAGGAAAACGGAACGGTCCTACTCTCTCACAAGCTGCGTGATGAAGGCTTCGCAACCGCCGTACGCGCTTATAACTCGCTTGGGCTGAACACCAATACGGTCGACATCTCAGGACCCGGCGCCGATGCCGGCCAGCGCGCGATCGCCTCAGCCATTGGCCGCGTTCGCTTCACCGGAATTGTCACTGTCACGGACACAGTTGCGATGGGCGTCTATCGCGGATTGCAAGCCCGTAAATTACGTATACCCCAAGACGTCTCAGTGGTCGGCTTCGACGATGCGTACTTCTGCCGCTTTCTGAATCCTCCGCTTACAACCGTCAGCATCTCTCGCGAAGAGTTGAGCCGCATGGCTGTGGAAGCTCTTCTCCAACCGCAACTTCCTTCCGGGCGAGGACGTTCGTTTAACCTCGGCACCCACCTCATCGTGCGTGAGTCAACCGCAACACCCAATACAAAGAGCAGAACTATGCGAGCAGGTTGA
- a CDS encoding sialidase family protein, whose translation MRIGFTGIALCLAMVVGARAQQVPGVVIDHQPASTKEYVGSPSIVVAPNGDYVASHDCFGPGSTSTKSAVTRIFVSHDRGVTWTKVTEVNDQFWSNLFVLRRRIYLMGTTAEYGRIVIRDSDDNGATWSEAHYLTEDAGYHTAPVPVVIHDGRIYRAFEHHPTGPWGSFQAFVMWAPVDSDITKEANWSFSDRLSFPVGDKGDTWLEGNAVVGPNGSILDILRVNNASRVAILKLTDRTLKLDQFVDFPGGATKFTIRFDPISKLYWTLSNPALPGESLAVSSPASVRNTLALMSSPDLTHWTPREIVLHYPESRFHAFQYVDWQFDASDIIVASRTAFDDGIGGAHSFHDANYLTFHRIRGFRKSGRVQLTGKPLATAEVIPAQQMEKWMKATATDAAKSEAGVYAQAMGEYGSHRTMITTRVKTGEAEEHRDWSDIFVAVAGEATLVSGGHLKNPRTIGAGEQRGSGVDDGVSEPLKPGAVAHIDPGIPHQLIVPEGGSFTYFVVKIKRVAMHSLR comes from the coding sequence ATGCGTATCGGGTTTACAGGAATTGCTTTATGTCTTGCGATGGTAGTAGGCGCACGAGCCCAGCAAGTGCCAGGTGTGGTGATAGACCATCAGCCTGCCTCGACGAAGGAGTACGTCGGATCGCCTTCGATCGTGGTTGCTCCTAATGGGGATTATGTGGCGTCGCATGACTGCTTCGGGCCGGGATCAACGAGTACGAAGTCGGCAGTGACGAGGATCTTCGTCTCGCACGACCGTGGCGTCACATGGACGAAGGTGACGGAGGTCAACGATCAGTTCTGGTCAAACCTGTTTGTGCTGAGAAGACGCATCTACCTGATGGGCACTACTGCGGAGTATGGCCGCATCGTCATTCGTGACTCAGACGACAACGGTGCAACGTGGAGCGAGGCGCATTACCTGACAGAGGACGCCGGTTACCACACGGCACCTGTTCCTGTGGTGATTCACGACGGTAGAATTTATCGCGCGTTTGAACATCATCCGACAGGGCCGTGGGGCTCGTTTCAGGCATTCGTGATGTGGGCACCCGTGGACAGCGATATTACGAAAGAGGCTAACTGGAGCTTTTCGGATCGACTATCGTTTCCAGTAGGCGACAAGGGCGATACATGGCTGGAAGGTAACGCAGTGGTGGGTCCGAACGGATCAATCCTGGACATCCTTCGCGTCAACAATGCTTCACGTGTGGCGATCCTTAAACTTACGGATCGCACCCTTAAACTAGACCAATTTGTCGACTTTCCTGGAGGAGCGACGAAGTTTACGATCCGCTTCGATCCGATCTCAAAGCTTTACTGGACGCTGTCAAATCCGGCACTCCCGGGGGAGTCGCTGGCGGTGAGTTCGCCGGCAAGTGTGCGGAATACGTTGGCGCTGATGAGCTCACCTGATCTGACGCATTGGACTCCGCGTGAGATCGTTCTGCATTATCCCGAGTCGCGCTTTCATGCCTTCCAGTATGTCGACTGGCAGTTCGATGCGAGCGATATCATCGTTGCCTCGCGGACGGCGTTCGATGACGGCATTGGCGGAGCTCATAGCTTCCATGATGCGAATTACCTGACCTTCCATCGAATTAGAGGCTTCCGTAAATCGGGAAGGGTACAACTGACCGGAAAGCCTTTAGCAACGGCAGAAGTCATTCCGGCGCAGCAGATGGAAAAGTGGATGAAAGCCACAGCGACAGATGCGGCGAAGAGCGAAGCCGGAGTCTACGCACAGGCGATGGGAGAATATGGCAGTCATCGCACAATGATTACGACGCGGGTGAAGACGGGCGAAGCGGAAGAGCATCGCGACTGGTCGGATATCTTTGTCGCGGTGGCGGGCGAGGCGACGCTGGTGAGCGGAGGGCATTTGAAGAATCCGCGAACCATTGGCGCGGGAGAGCAGAGAGGCAGCGGCGTCGATGATGGAGTCTCCGAGCCGCTAAAGCCGGGAGCGGTGGCGCACATCGACCCCGGGATTCCGCACCAGTTGATTGTGCCTGAGGGAGGCTCGTTCACCTACTTTGTTGTTAAGATCAAGCGGGTCGCTATGCATTCGCTACGTTGA